The sequence below is a genomic window from Desulfobulbus oligotrophicus.
AAAATCACAGGCAGACCGGTACGGCAGCATCTGTGCGGCTGACGGCGGACAGGTGCACAGATCGGCAAAGCTGTGCGTACGCCATGGCTGCTCATCCTGTGGGTCTTCACCGGCATCGGCGAGTACAAGCTGTTGCACCGAGGGTGCCTGGGGAAGTGCGGCCTGGATGTAGCGGACAAATTTATTGGCGGCAATCAGCACAGAGGCCCGGCAGTCATCAAGGACGTACGCCAGTCCGGCAGCGGATGTTTGCGTGTTGAGCCCGACAACCACCCCGCCGGCCAGTTGGATCCCGAAATAGGAGGCAATATAGCAGAAGGGATCGTCTGTGAGCAGCGCACCGCGAAACCCGGGCTCCAGGCCGAAACCCAGCAGTCCCGTAGCAATGCCCTGGGCAGCCCTGTTGACATCACCGTAGGTAAACCGCCTGTCGCCATGGATAAGCAGCGTCTTGGCAGGGTTACGTTCGGTGGCGGTAGTAAGATAATCAGTCAGCAGCATATCTGTTTTGTATCAGCTTGTTTTTCTGCCAACGAACTGCGCCAGCAGATGCACTGAATCCAGGTTTTCCGGAATAAGTTCTTCGTCTGCCACCTTTATGGAAAAGGTTTCTTCAAGCCACTCCACCAGCTCCAGGACGCCGGTGGAATCGATGATCCCCTGCTCCAGAAAAGAGGTATCGTTCTCCAGTGGTGTTTCCGTTGTATCAAAGAGAAAGTTGGAAACAATAAAAGCCCGAATTGTATCAATGTTCTCCTGCATTATAGCCTCACATCCGAATCAACTTTTTCGTCTTCTCAAGAGACGCCGGACATTCCACCCGCCAGTTTTCGACAAACTGATCGTACAGGGACTGGGTGGACAAAATGCCGACAAGCGCCATGTTTTCCCGGAATCCCTGTCGGGATTTCGCCCGGCACTTCTCAACAAGACTTGCTACCATAGCCGTTTTAAACAGTTGTGTTGTGCTCAAATACGCCGGTGAAAGAAGATGTTCAACGTACGGCGGGACGGCTGTTCCGAAAAAACTCGGTATATCCGGCGCCATATACGGCTGTTTTTTCCGCTGCACCGTTGCTGCGGGCAACAGACCGTGCACTGCCTTTTTCAGAAGATACTTTTCCTGCAGCCCCTTCATCTTCAACCGGCCGGGTATCCGGGCGGCAAATTCAACCACCCGGTGATCCAGAAACGGATAACGCCCTGCCACTGAATGGGCCATTCCCATGCGATCGCCCTGCGAAGAGAGCAGGTAGTTGGGCAGCAGCAGTCTGGATTCCACAGACTGGGCACGGGTAAAAAAATCCTGACCCTGCATAGAGCTTGCCATAAATGCATGTATCTTTTCAAGTGAGGAATACTGATCAGTGGTTTGGGAGTCGGATAAAAAGCCGGTGAGAAACCGGCCGTTCTTCCATCGCGGCTGGTGGGCGTAAAACAGATCGGATTCCGGATGGACTGTGGTGGCAAAGAACTGCCGGGCATATCCGGCCGAGCGGGTCGGAGAAAGCGCCAGGTACGGATAGAGCCGCTTCAGCAGCATGGCGCGGCATGCCGAATCCGGCTGCACACTGATAAAGGCACGCACCTTTGCCTCCTTGAACAGATCGTACCCGCCAAGGATCTCATCGGACCCTTCACCGCTGAGAACAACCGGACATCCATGTTCCCGTGCCAGACCCGAGAGGAGAAACATTGGTGCAGGTGCTGTGCGTATGATCGGGGTTTCGGCATGAAAGATCACTTCCGGAAAAACCCGGGCGATATCCGCATAGCTGCACACGATCCGCTCGTGCTCTGTCTGCAGGTACTCGCTGACCCTGAGCTGTTCCTGCCGCTCGTCGTACACAGCGTCGTCAAAGGCAACGGCAAAGGTCTGCAGCGGGGTTTTGGTGCACTGCCGGATCAGAGCCGCAATCACGGATGAGTCCAGCCCGCCGCTCAGATACGCGCCGATCGGTACATCAGCCTGCACACGCAGACGTACAGCGTCGGTGAGCAGAGCCCGCAATTCCTCGGCAAGCTCTGCCACCGACCCCTGACAGTCCGGCCCGCTATTGTAGGCCAGAGTCCAGTATGGCCGCTGTTCTCCGATACCCTGTGCACTCACCTCCACAACATGACCGGGCAGGAGTTGCCGCATACCGGCAAAAACCGTGTCTGCCCCCACCGGGCTCCAGCAGGTGAAGATATCGTGCAGAACCTGGGAATCGATCTGGCGCGGCAGGGAAGGATCTGCTGAAAAAACGGCTTTCATTTCCGAGCCGAAATAGCACCGGCCCTGGTGCCGGCAGTAAAATAACGGGCAGATCCCCATGCGGTCGCGGGCAAGGAAGAGCCGTTGTCTCCTGGCATCGTACAGAGCAATGGCGTACTGGCCATTCAACTCCAGCAGAAAATCAACACCTTTTTCCTCATACAGATGCACCAGCACCTCGGTGTCGGAATGACCGGCAAACCGGTGCCCCTGTTGCACAAGTTGCGTGCGCAGTGCAGCATGGTTGAAGATCTCACCGTCGGCGATCACCCATACCGACCGGTCTTCATTGCAGACGGGCTGCCAGCCGGTCTCCGGATCAATGGTGCAAAGACGTGCATGGGCAAGACCGGTCAGGGCATCCTGATAAAAACCAAATCCATCCGGCCCCCGGTGACGCAGTGCCCAGACCATCTGCTCAAGACAGCGCAAAGATCCCTTCGGAGAAGCCTGGATATTAAAATAACCGGCTATTCCGCTCATACTCGCCTGTTCAGGTACATCATTTCTGCCTGTTTAAAAGAGAACTAAAAAGAACCCGCCCCTGATACGCGCCGTCCCGGACTACCAGCGCCACAGTTCGGTGGCAGCTGTCAGAGAGAGAAAAAACCGGTGTTCATCATACTCGTCCCCCGGCTCTGAATGGTCAGCGTATCGATAGGAGGCGGCAAGGGTATAGCGCTGCAGGAAGTTGTACTGCATTGCCACGCCGACATGGTATATCTTCTCCGTATAGTCGAAACGGTCATACTCCTCGGGCAACCCGGCAACAGCAGGGTGTTCATGCTTGCTCCGCGCATAGCCCCCTGACAGCGTTGTCCCCAGATGCGGCGTAAAACGGTGATCAAAGGCGAGCCCGGAACTCCACGTTTTTGTCAACCCAACCTGCCGGGTGTCAAAGTTATCAAACTCATAGTCATGGGCTACATGCACCGACAGATTACTGATTGGTGAGACCGCCCAGCGCAGCCCGGCATAGGCGTTATACCCGGTCTCATCACCGCTGTTTTCAAAGGTCACAATGGAGGGCCCGCCGGACAGGGTCGTGCTCAGCCGCGGGCTGAAATCATGATCCCAGCCAAACGTGAAGGCATGGATCGTCGAATCCTCATACACTTCATCCTCATAGGCCGTTTTTGTATACATATACCGTCCGAAATAGATATCATGGGGCCGCCAACGGTAATTGAGCCTGAGCATGGCATGGTACTCTTCCAGATCTTCATCGACCGCATCCGGGCTATCGGCGTCAATCTCATCGTAGATACCTTTGACATAGGAGAATTCCGATTCGCCATGCCAGTTGGTATCAAACCGATAGGAGAGACGACCGACCCCTTCATGCCGGTCGTAGTCGGAATCTCTTCTGCCGGCATCATCATCGTACCGGAGCACACCATAGCGGTATTCAAGTCCGACGATCGAGTCCTGCGCATAGGTGTAGTCAGTGCGCAGGCTCAAGTCGTTGCGCCAGTACCTCTGACGGCCATAGATATCGGAAAACTCACGTATGCCGTCGTCAATCGGACCCGCGCCGATCGGTGGTGTTGACATCGACCCCTCTGGTTCCGGCATGATCGCTGCCCGTCTTTGTGTGTAATCGCCGACCGTGTCTTCACCCTTGTAGTAGCTGTCGGTAACCTGAACCAACCAATCACGGGTGATGTTCTTTTCAGCAAGCAGGCCGAGATCATGACCGACAAAGTTACTGTTGTCGGCATCGTCATACGTAAAGGAGGGGGCATAGGTGAACTCCAGCAGGTCGCTTGATCCCCGGGAAGAAAGCCGTATTCTCGGGCTGGCAAAGAGATTCCGGGCATCTGATTCGCTTGAATACCTGTGGTCGCCATTTTTATAGTTGCGATCCTGATAGTCATAACCGATCGTCAGCTCACCAATGGCTATGTTCTGCCGCGCCCAGGCTTCGTTCATACCGGCCATTCCCACCACGGCCAAAACAAATGCCCCTATTCGCGTTATCATTCCCATACCGCTCCTTGGTGACTAGTGGACAATGACGATATCACCGGACTGTAAGTAAATATTCTGCTCCAGATTTTTCCCCTTCACTAAATCGTCGTAATCAAACTTGAGGTTTGTTTTTCCCTCTTCACCCCTGCTGGTCTTCACATCATCCCCCACCCTGGCAACGGTGATGCTGTGCTTTGCCCACTCGGTAAAGCCACCGCTGCGGGCAATGGCCTGCACCACGGTCACCGGATAGTCAAGGTTGAAAACACCGGGGGTTCTGATCTCACCCATAACCGTGTACCGGCGGCTGTTGCTCTGCATAAGGCTCACCGTTACCATGGGGTTGGAATACACCGTGGCATACAGTTTTGTCAGATAGTCGGTTGCCTGGGTCATTGTCATTCCGAGAACGTTCACATCACCGATATGCAGCAACGAGACCCGCCCGTCTGTCCTTACCACCGCACCCTCGGCGATGTTGCCGCCTGCCTGACGACCACCTGTCGGTTCACCTCCGGGCAGACCTTCCATCTCCATGCCTATGCCGGCGGCAGAGCTCGTGGCCGCCATGTTGCCCTCACCGTAGATAACCACCGAGAGAACGTCACCATGACCAATGACATACTCCTGATCTTCCCCGGGAAACACCTTGGTGCCGACAATGTCGCTGCGCAACTGTTTCTTCATTGTTTCAGTGGCACTGCC
It includes:
- a CDS encoding polysaccharide biosynthesis/export family protein, which translates into the protein MFRKQYLLAIWVLIVMFVVTGAVQEVFAAGDSSDGSATETMKKQLRSDIVGTKVFPGEDQEYVIGHGDVLSVVIYGEGNMAATSSAAGIGMEMEGLPGGEPTGGRQAGGNIAEGAVVRTDGRVSLLHIGDVNVLGMTMTQATDYLTKLYATVYSNPMVTVSLMQSNSRRYTVMGEIRTPGVFNLDYPVTVVQAIARSGGFTEWAKHSITVARVGDDVKTSRGEEGKTNLKFDYDDLVKGKNLEQNIYLQSGDIVIVH
- a CDS encoding MtrB/PioB family outer membrane beta-barrel protein, whose translation is MITRIGAFVLAVVGMAGMNEAWARQNIAIGELTIGYDYQDRNYKNGDHRYSSESDARNLFASPRIRLSSRGSSDLLEFTYAPSFTYDDADNSNFVGHDLGLLAEKNITRDWLVQVTDSYYKGEDTVGDYTQRRAAIMPEPEGSMSTPPIGAGPIDDGIREFSDIYGRQRYWRNDLSLRTDYTYAQDSIVGLEYRYGVLRYDDDAGRRDSDYDRHEGVGRLSYRFDTNWHGESEFSYVKGIYDEIDADSPDAVDEDLEEYHAMLRLNYRWRPHDIYFGRYMYTKTAYEDEVYEDSTIHAFTFGWDHDFSPRLSTTLSGGPSIVTFENSGDETGYNAYAGLRWAVSPISNLSVHVAHDYEFDNFDTRQVGLTKTWSSGLAFDHRFTPHLGTTLSGGYARSKHEHPAVAGLPEEYDRFDYTEKIYHVGVAMQYNFLQRYTLAASYRYADHSEPGDEYDEHRFFLSLTAATELWRW
- a CDS encoding acyl carrier protein: MQENIDTIRAFIVSNFLFDTTETPLENDTSFLEQGIIDSTGVLELVEWLEETFSIKVADEELIPENLDSVHLLAQFVGRKTS
- the asnB gene encoding asparagine synthase (glutamine-hydrolyzing), which translates into the protein MSGIAGYFNIQASPKGSLRCLEQMVWALRHRGPDGFGFYQDALTGLAHARLCTIDPETGWQPVCNEDRSVWVIADGEIFNHAALRTQLVQQGHRFAGHSDTEVLVHLYEEKGVDFLLELNGQYAIALYDARRQRLFLARDRMGICPLFYCRHQGRCYFGSEMKAVFSADPSLPRQIDSQVLHDIFTCWSPVGADTVFAGMRQLLPGHVVEVSAQGIGEQRPYWTLAYNSGPDCQGSVAELAEELRALLTDAVRLRVQADVPIGAYLSGGLDSSVIAALIRQCTKTPLQTFAVAFDDAVYDERQEQLRVSEYLQTEHERIVCSYADIARVFPEVIFHAETPIIRTAPAPMFLLSGLAREHGCPVVLSGEGSDEILGGYDLFKEAKVRAFISVQPDSACRAMLLKRLYPYLALSPTRSAGYARQFFATTVHPESDLFYAHQPRWKNGRFLTGFLSDSQTTDQYSSLEKIHAFMASSMQGQDFFTRAQSVESRLLLPNYLLSSQGDRMGMAHSVAGRYPFLDHRVVEFAARIPGRLKMKGLQEKYLLKKAVHGLLPAATVQRKKQPYMAPDIPSFFGTAVPPYVEHLLSPAYLSTTQLFKTAMVASLVEKCRAKSRQGFRENMALVGILSTQSLYDQFVENWRVECPASLEKTKKLIRM